Proteins from a single region of Cryptococcus neoformans var. grubii H99 chromosome 5, complete sequence:
- a CDS encoding PAB-dependent poly(A)-specific ribonuclease subunit PAN2 gives MNYNPLHLLPLPPTALDPKPIPTSLTLDPFSDVLWVGTSSGIISALCSPLTLTRNVHFPAHGCKAGGGGFSAQGVSAVREVRVTDRDVWTLTEGGIGGRKRGGAPKWTVSDVTRSLRTMSPNPTNSHELVTGGSGPLLLANTARGEVVRSIENSSPVVKLAPLHRTVLAAGLSGQVTVLDPRTGFKTAQNVSPVQAHTGGLSGADVQGNIVATWGWTHMQGHPLPDPLIRLYDVRALRPLPPISFPSGPAFVLLHPSSSSHIVVSSQQGMLQTIDMSLGPTATVFQQLDVSSYITSMALSSRGDYLAFGDADGQLHVWTTNETGENAAVDENGSLVLPPFNGYDGVKPEWPDQADPLPTIAWEENTPLNLVGMPYYNEALLSQFPSECYATSTSPLFNPPTTIPQPVLSSMKMVDFVGYAPNPKELRGKRYVLRAVHGAESRARGKGRRDSGPRFRSEKDKKGTYRDKEEIEEELNDGEVPKYYRKVEIKYSKFGIEDFDFEFYNRTNYSGLETDILNSYTNSLLQALHYTLPLRAVATAHICVDCKKEHCLLCEAGFLFRMLEDAKGRNCQASNFSRAFSATSQAYALGLMDENTNSKSTAPYGSLIQNFNRWLLSTFSTESIVDGETFHLRPLPQKTSGLDGLSMNDGPSAIDQVLGVKIKTTNTCRHCGFVSSRDSTLHVVDLVYPKKMNPRLSFSDILRSSLIRDSTTKAICSSCKAFAPLDSRRGLSPSSRNPLPPVLSVNAMVTNSDVYGFWKDKKDAKEKDGVRRFLPKRVIIREVGKLENDQEEGVKYSIRSMVVQIQESPDAVAHLVSFVKMPSKDGSSAWIMFNDFLVRPVSEDEVLSFPDQWKVPAVIILERENAEELLNLEVLPKELDREILFKDVSIAWNRKQDMIKHKILRREEMPKRGTLVAIDAEFVALQQEEMEFRSDGTKNILRPSHMSLARVSVLRGEGEMEGKPFIDDYIHTSEAVVDYLTEFSGIEAGDLDPNNSPHTLVPLKVAYKKLRLLVDLGCIFVGHGLSKDFRTINIFVPPEQVMDTVLIYTLPGSQRKLSLRFLAWYLLHQDIQTHSHDSIEDAHFALLLCKLWMDYASESEEAFEIVMEDIFAEGKKLAFKPPSSAGNVMAEQQLSPISFPPLSGDDQTVARAVVKSGMATPPPPTKLGLPQWASQNSPSPLRW, from the exons ATGAACTATAACCCCCTCCATCTCCTGCCCCTCCCTCCGACAGCCCTCGACCCCAAACCCATCCCTACGTCCCTCACTCTCGATCCCTTTTCCGACGTCCTCTGGGTCGGCACATCCTCCGGAATCATTTCTGCGCTATGCTCTCCTCTAACTCTTACTAGGAATGTACACTTCCCCGCCCACGGATGCAAGGCTGGAGGCGGAGGGTTTAGCGCGCAAGGCGTGAGTGCAGTGAGGGAGGTGAGGGTTACAGACAGAGATGTTTGGACTTTAACAGAAGGCGGTATCGGAGgacggaagagaggaggagcacCCAAGTGGACTGTAAG TGATGTGACGCGCTCCCTCCGAACGATGTCGCCCAACCCCACCAACTCTCACGAACTCGTCACTGGCGGTTCTGGCCCACTTCTGCTCGCCAACACTGCCCGGGGTGAAGTGGTGAGGAGCATAGAGAACTCCAGCCCTGTAGTCAAACTTGCACCCTTACATCGAACCGTCTTAGCCGCCGGTTTGTCTGGTCAAGTCACCGTGCTTGACCCTAGGACAGGCTTCAAAACTGCGCAGAATGTAAGTCCAGTACAGGCCCACACTGGTGGATTAAGCGGGGCGGATGTTCAAGGCAATATCGTCGCTACTTGGGGCTGGACACACAT GCAAGGACATCCCTTACCTGATCCTCTGATTCGTCTATACGACGTTCGAGCTCTAagacctcttcctcctatcTCCTTCCCATCCGGTCCGGCTTTCGTCTTGCTACAcccttcttcgtcctcgcATATCGTTGTCTCTTCACAGCAAGGCATGCTTCAAACGATTGACATGTCGCTCGGTCCAACCGCTACCGTATTTCAACAACTTGATGTCAGCTCGTACATTACCTCCATGGCTCTTAGTTCTCGAGGAGACTACCTTGCATTTGGCGATGCGGATGGGCAACTGCACGTCTGGACCACGAATGAGACGGGAGAGAATGCAGCagttgatgagaatgggTCACTTGTCTTACCCCCTTTCAATGGATATGATGGCGTTAAACCTGAATGGCCCGACCAGGCCGATCCTTTACCTACTATTGCATGGGAAGAAAACACCCCCTTGAATCTTGTGGGAATGCCATACTACAATGAAGCGCTACTCTCACAATTCCCTTCAGAGTGTTATGCTACGTCCACTTCTCCCTTATTCAATCCTCCGACCACCATCCCTCAACCTGTCCTCTCGTCTATGAAAATGGTAGACTTTGTGGGGTACGCGCCGAATCCCAAAGAGTTGAGAGGTAAACGATATGTCTTACGCGCTGTTCATGGTGCTGAAAGCAGAGCTAGAggaaaggggagaagagatagCGGGCCTAGGTTCAGAAGCGAGAAGGATAAAAAGGGGACCTACAGAGACAAAGAGGAAATAGAGGAGGAGCTTAACGATGGGGAGGTCCCCAAATATTATAGAAAGGTGGAGATCAAATATTCCAAATTCGGAATCGAGGATTTTGACTTTGA ATTCTATAACCGGACAAATTACTCTGGGCTAGAAACCGATATTCTCAATTCGTATACTAATTCTCTCCTCCAAGCTCTTCACTACACACTACCCCTACGAGCTGTTGCTACTGCTCACATCTGTGTTGACTGTAAAAAGGAGCACTGTCTTTTATGTGAGGCGGGTTTCTTATTCAGAATGCTAGAAGATgcgaaaggaaggaacTGTCAGGCAAGCAACTTTTCAAGAGCTTTTAGCGCCACCAGCCAGGCCTACGCTCTAGGCTTAATGGACGAGAACACCAATAGCAAATCGACCGCACCATACGGTTCTCTCATACAGAACTTTAACCGATGGCTCCTATCTACGTTCAGTACTGAATCCATTGTCGACGGTGAAACCTTCCATCTtcgccctcttcctcagaaGACTTCTGGCCTGGATGGGTTATCAATGAATGATGGGCCGTCTGCAATCGACCAGGTGCTAGGTGTCAAAATTAAGACCACCAATACCTGCAGACATTGCGGATTTGTTTCATCTAGAGATTCAACTTTGCATGTTGTTGACTTGGTATATCCGAAGAAAATG AATCCTCGACTTTCGTTCTCGGACATCCTACGTTCCTCTCTCATTCGAGATTCGACCACCAAGGCCATCTGCTCCTCATGTAAAGCCTTTGCCCCTCTTGATTCTCGGCGTGGCCTCTCACCCTCCTCTAGGAATCCGCTTCCTCCGGTGCTTTCAGTTAACGCGATGGTGACGAACTCTGACGTATACGGCTTCTGGAAAGATAAGAAAGAcgcaaaggaaaaagatggcGTGAGGCGATTCTTACCGAAGAGGGTAATAATTAGAGAAGTAGGGAAGCTTGAGAATGAccaggaggaaggagtcAAATATTCTATTCGG TCGATGGTGGTACAAATACAAGAATCACCGGACGCTGTAGCTCACCTTGTATCATTCGTCAAAA TGCCATCAAAAGACGGCTCCTCCGCATGGATCATGTTCAACGATTTCCTCGTCCGACCGGTCTCAGAGGACGAagttctttctttcccgGACCAATGGAAGGTGCCAGCTGTGATCATCCTCGAAAGGGAGAATGCGGAAGAACTGCTGAATTTAGAAGTGTTGCCCAAGGAGCTTGACAGAGAGATATTATTCAAGGATGTGTCTATCGCTTG GAACCGCAAACAAGACATGATTAAACACAAGATATTACGACGGGAAGAGATGCCAAAAAGAGGGACCCTGGTTGCTATCGACGCCGAATTTGTGGCTCTCCAGCAA GAAGAAATGGAGTTCCGATCGGACGGTACCAAGAATATCCTTCGACCATCACATATGTCTTTGGCGCGGGTGTCAGTTTTgcgaggagaaggggaaatgGAAGGGAAGCCATTTATTGACGATTATATTCACACGAGTGAAGCTGTGGTGGACTATCTTACCGAGTTCAGTGGCATCGAGG CTGGGGATTTGGATCCAAACAACTCGCCGCATACCCTTGTACCTCTCAAGGTTGCCTACAAGAAATTAAGATTGT TGGTGGACCTTGGATGCATCTTTGTCGGTCATGGTTTATCGAAAGATTTTAGAACCATTA ACATCTTCGTCCCACCTGAACAAGTTATGGACACTGTCCTGATCTACACCTTGCCAGGAAGTCAGCGTAAACTCTCTCTTCGATTCCTTGCATGGTATCTCCTGCATCAAGACATTCAAACACACTCCCATGATTCTATCGAAGACGCACACTTCGCCCTGCTACTTTGCAAGTTATGGATGGATTACGCCTCGGAAAGTGAAGAGGCGTTTGAGATTGTGATGGAGGACATCTTTgctgaaggaaaaaagTTGGCCTTCAAACCGCCAAGTAGTGCTGGAAACGTGATGGCGGAACAACAGTTATCGCCGATTAGTTTTCCTCCATTGTCGGGTGATGATCAGACGGTGGCACGTGCAGTGGTTAAATCAGGAATGGCTacccctccgcctcctACGAAACTGGGGTTGCCGCAATGGGCATCTCAAAACAGTCCCAGTCCATTAAGATGGTAG
- a CDS encoding stress response protein NST1, variant has product MSSKSQQPPTGLSKSAAKKRAKKAAKQSQNPQPQSAPQTSSQTPASVPPLPPSSVPDPLDPAFFNFPGPGSYPIDVQYDDTAYYDQVDVPLNQGNFPGSYSIDYNLSLQNGSQLAGLSAPFNITHDDLISAANELYKRMADPEFGSDDAYWSSLPPHIRQFIRDAVPFTGSISQSTPGTTSSQRTMYQMAQQIVQAASQGMGLGHGMSANLMPGINANARPFPSPQQTIGEEFGFHRHPDSREEEYDDEEEIEEDHGHPAANGDAPKKKNKKKKKKGANTATLPAPGEPPAPLPPLPPPSTLSKIPRAPAPVPQPQPPTHQPQPLSQQPPSLNPPPPPAPASAPTPTPPSSRAAGKQPMGTNPPANPPARSARAAGKAPASAAPPHNAHAGHSHNHPPTAKAAPKGKSPATAPPAKIWTQSSAEDRENIRVFWLGLSEAERRDLLRIEKDAVLKKMKEQHRHSCGCAVCGRKKVNIEMELDQLYEQYYDELRSYAAEQRVAANGLRPPPNGAGPFPGSVEVDASGTVTQYDHRAPELHDHDPDDLDGEESEEYDDDDDYADDDELDDDDIGTDEADIGDEIDEPPPPPPITHRQQPRRPPVKAPPRSEGGDDFLSFGSNLATIKGILTIADDMLKNDGTKFLEMMEQLAIRRSVREEQNLRDMQEETDEEEEEEDDDESRDEPMTEKERAEEGKRMFQIFAARMFEQRVLQAYRERVAKQREEQLLRELEEEEDSKRAKEEKKAKEAQKKKDKKKAQKQKAEEERLAREAALEEEKRQAKLRKEEAERERIRRQEEERVRREAVKRAAQEEAQRQALERKRRQQEEKEREEEAAKKKREREEKAKKEREAREKELKEKERKERETRAAKEKAEKERMAKETLEKAERDRMAKEAKEKAEKNRQERLEASRMEKARKEEAARKEREAAEQAKIIAAQQAQRERAAKAEKNIADKSAAERVSAARVVPVAATAPTLATLGLKSPSKGSTPQSGPPVPQLSPVKGAARPIASATPVRPMQKTPTAYYSQPVPPVGVASFPRMPLGQSFGPPGLRPTYPAGSPAYSPPHANGSSISPNPPPRGFTDPSPPGFDHSLRTAPIGVGFPPVKPSGRIPSMADDAFSPTAPIGVPVARSVSSAGEIGSFMSGSITPDDYRPTPPAPIAPPNLGPIGRPSVSDGQAAGSNALRSSSPPQPDRVLGSAALGADDEIVQPQQRRPTTSWDMPTAAPGSGRWSASPSIWGSGDPTPASGWGAPGSMPTVGERPGPPPGLSLSPGAGVNVLGQRQPSFGGIGSPFGGAGAVGGVIGGGMGVTAGNGLVQGHVGGGGYSQGLFSPQQQQQQQLQLQLQLQQQQQQQ; this is encoded by the exons ATGTCCTCCAAGTCGCAGCAGCCACCCACCGGCCTCTCAAAGTCGGCAGCAAAAAAGCGCGCAAAGAAGGCAGCAAAGCAGTCTCAGAATCCTCAGCCACAGTCAGCACCACAGACGTCCTCTCAAACACCTGCTTCtgtccctcctctccctccctcctccgtcCCAGATCCCCTCGATCCCGCATTCTTCAATTTTCCAGGTCCTGGCTCGTATCCCATTGACGTCCAATACGACGATACTGCGTACTACGATCAAGTCGACGTGCCTCTCAACCAAGGCAACTTTCCAGGTTCCTATTCTATCGATTATAATCTTTCGCTTCAAAACGGCAGTCAACTCGCCGGTTTGTCAGCTCCGTTTAACATCACCCACGACGATCTCATCTCCGCTGCCAACGAGCTTTACAAGAGGATGGCAGACCCGGAATTCGGATCAGACGATGCCTATTGGTCTTCATTGCCACCGCATATCCGACAGTTCATCCGTGATGCCGTGCCGTTTACGGGTTCCATAAGTCAGAGCACACCAGGTACTACCTCAAGCCAAAGGACAATGTACCAGATGGCACAGCAAATAGTACAAGCCGCTAGCCAAGGGATGGGCTTGGGCCACGGAATGAGCGCAAATCTTATGCCTGGGATAAATGCCAATGCCAGGCCGTTTCCCTCACCTCAACAGACCATAGGAGAGGAATTTGGAttccatcgtcatcctgattcgagagaagaagagtacgatgatgaagaggagattgaagaggacCACGGACATCCCGCGGCAAACGGTGATGcgcccaagaagaaaaacaagaagaagaagaaaaagggagCCAACACAGCTACTCTACCTGCCCCAGGAGAACCTCccgctcctcttcctccccttccgcCTCCTTCTACTCTCTCAAAGATCCCTCGTGCGCCCGCGCCGGTGCCCCAACCGCAGCCTCCAACACATCAACCCCAACCTCTCTCCCAACAACCACCCTCACTTaatcctcctccgcctcccgCACCTGCTTCGGCGCCTACTCCTACGCCTCCCAGTTCCCGTGCAGCAGGCAAGCAGCCCATGGGAACCAACCCTCCTGCTAATCCCCCTGCTCGATCTGCTCGCGCCGCCGGCAAAGCACCCGCCAGTGCAGCTCCACCACACAACGCACACGCAGGTCACAGTCACAATCATCCGCCGACTGCCAAGGCTGCTCCCAAGGGCAAATCCCCTGCCACAGCACCTCCGGCCAAGATATGGACCCAGTCGTCAGCTGAAGACCGAGAAAATATCAGGGTATTCTGGCTTGGATTGTCAGAAGCTGAGCGTCGGGATTTGTTACGTATAGAAAAAGATGCGGTGTtaaaaaagatgaaggaacaGCATCGACATTCGTGCGGCTGTGCAGTTTGCGGCAGGAAAAAGGTTAACATCGAGATGGAGCTCGATCAATTATACGAGCAGTATTACGATGAGCTTCGTTCATACGCAGCCGAACAACGAGTCGCCGCTAACGGCCTTCGTCCACCCCCGAATGGTGCCGGTCCTTTCCCAGGAAGCGTTGAGGTCGATGCTAGTGGTACCGTTACCCAGTATGATCATCGAGCGCCGGAACTGCATGACCATGATCCAGACGATCTTGATGGCGAGGAAAGCGAAGAGtatgatgacgatgacgatTATGCGGACGATGACGagttggatgatgatgatatcggaACAGATGAGGCTGATATAGGagatgagattgatgagcctcctcctccaccgcctATCACTCATCGTCAACAGCCTCGGCGGCCTCCTGTGAAAGCTCCTCCCCGGTCAGAGGGTGGCGATGATTTCCTATCTTTTGGTTCTAACCTTGCGACGATCAAAG GTATACTCACCATTGCGGATGATATGCTCAAGAACGATGGAACTAAATTTTTGGAAATGATGGAACAGCTGGCTATCCGGAGATCTGTACGGGAAGAGCAGAATTTAAGGGATATGCAGGAAGAAacagatgaggaggaggaagaggaggatgacgatgagagtCGAGA CGAGCCTATGACGGAGAAAGAGcgagcagaagaaggcaaaCGAATGTTCCAAATTTTTGCCGCGCGAATGTTTGAACAGCGTGTACTGCAAGCTTATCGCGAGCGAGTCGCGAAGCAGCGCGAAGAACAGTTGCTTCGCgagctggaggaagaagaggattcGAAGCGTGctaaagaagagaagaaagccaAGGAGGcacagaagaaaaaggacaagaagaa GGCgcaaaagcaaaaagcTGAGGAAGAGCGCCTTGCTCGCGAAGCGgcgttggaagaagaaaaaaggcaagCCAAGCTTcgtaaagaagaagcagagcGAGAGCGCATACGAagacaggaagaagaacgtgTTCGACGCGAAGCTGTGAAGCGTGCTGCCCAGGAAGAAGCACAGCGTCAAGCGCTGGAACGTAAGAGAAGGCAacaggaggagaaagaacgggaagaggaggctgcaaagaaaaagcgagaacgagaggagaaggccaagaaagaGCGAGAAGCGAGGGAAAAAGAGCtaaaggagaaggagaggaaagaacGTGAAACTAGGGCTGCGAAGGAAAAAGCAGAAAAGGAACGGATGGCAAAGGAGACGCTTGAAAAGGCTGAAAGGGATCGAATGGCGAAAGAGGCCAAGGAAAAGGCTGAGAAAAATCGTCAGGAGAGACTCGAGGCCTCTCGGATGGAAAAagcgaggaaagaagaggcagccAGAAAAGAGCGAGAAGCGGCTGAGCAAGCAAAAATTATTGCCGCTCAACAAGCCCAACGGGAACGTGCTGCTAAAGCTGAAAAGAACATTGCCGATAAATCAGCTGCTGAGAGGGTTTCCGCTGCTCGTGTAGTCCCTGTTGCTGCAACTGCGCCGACATTGGCGACTTTGGGCCTCAAGTCGCCCTCAAAGGGTTCTACTCCACAGTCCGGGCCTCCTGTCCCTCAACTGTCGCCTGTTAAAGGAGCTGCTCGTCCGATCGCCAGCGCCACACCAGTACGACCCATGCAAAAAACTCCCACGGCATACTATTCACAGCCTGTTCCTCCTGTTGGTGTTGCGAGTTTCCCTAGGATGCCTTTGGGGCAAAGCTTCGGTCCTCCAGGCCTCCGACCCACTTATCCCGCCGGGTCACCGGCCTATTCCCCTCCTCACGCAAATGGCTCTTCAATCTCGCCTAACCCACCTCCAAGAGGATTCACCGATCCGAGCCCGCCAGGGTTTGACCATAGTTTGCGCACAGCTCCTATCGGTGTAGGATTCCCTCCAGTCAAGCCCTCAGGTCGTATCCCTTCAATGGCGGACGACGCGTTTTCTCCTACAGCCCCCATCGGTGTGCCTGTGGCTCGCAGTGTTTCCAGTGCAGGTGAAATAGGTTCTTTCATGTCTGGGTCCATTACACCTGACGATTACCGTCCTACACCCCCTGCACCCATTGCACCTCCTAATCTGGGGCCAATCGGACGTCCATCAGTTTCAGATGGACAAGCAGCGGGATCAAACGCTCTCcgttcttcatcacctcctcAGCCTGACCGAGTCCTAGGTTCAGCTGCTCTCGGAGCTGACGATGAAATTGTTCAACCCCAGCAGCGTAGACCGACAACCTCATGGGATATGCCAACTGCTGCACCCGGATCCGGTCGATGGTCTGCTTCTCCGTCCATATGGGGATCTGGAGATCCGACGCCCGCGTCAGGTTGGGGTGCACCAGGAAGTATGCCAACAGTCGGAGAACGGCCAGGTCCGCCACCCGGATTGTCGCTTTCCCCTGGTGCGGGAGTGAATGTTCTTGGTCAGAGACAGCCTTCATTCGGCGGGATAGGTTCGCCCTTTGGTGGTGCAGGCGCTGTAGGAGGTGTGATTGGTGGAGGAATGGGTGTTACAGCCGGTAATGGTCTGGTCCAGGGACATGTAGGTGGTGGCGGATATTCGCAGGgactcttctctcctcaacagcaacaacaacagcaactGCAGTTACAATTACAAttacaacaacagcagcagcagcaataG